The Saccopteryx leptura isolate mSacLep1 chromosome 2, mSacLep1_pri_phased_curated, whole genome shotgun sequence genome has a window encoding:
- the MPP2 gene encoding MAGUK p55 subfamily member 2 isoform X2: MPVAATNSETAMQQVLDNLGSLPNATGAAELDLIFLRGIMESPIVRSLAKAHERLEETKLEAVRDNNLELVQEILRDLAQLAEQSSTAAELARILQEPHFQSLLETHDSVASKTYETPPPSPGLDPIFSNQPVPPDAVRMVGIRKTAGEHLGVTFRVEGGELVIARILHGGMVAQQGLLHVGDIIKEVNGQPVGSDPRALQELLRNASGSVILKILPSYQEPHLPRQVFVKCHFDYDPARDSLIPCKEAGLHFNAGDLLQIVNQDDANWWQACHIEGGSAGLIPSQLLEEKRKAFVKRDLELTPTSGTLCGSLSGKKKKRMMYLTTKNAEFDRHELLIYEEVARMPPFRRKTLVLIGAQGVGRRSLKNKLIMWDPDRYGTTVPYTSRRPKDSEREGQGYSFVSRAEMEADIRAGRYLEHGEYEGNLYGTRIDSIRGVVAAGKVCVLDVNPQAVKVLRTAEFVPYVVFIEAPDFETLRAMNRAALESGVSTKQLTEADLRRTVEESSRIQRGYGHYFDLCLVNSNLERTFRELQSSMEKLRTEPQWVPVSWVY; the protein is encoded by the exons ATGCCGGTTGCCGCCACCAActctgagactg CCATGCAGCAAGTCCTGGACAATTTGGGATCCCTTCCCAATGCCACGGGAGCTGCAGAACTGGACCTGATCTTCCTCCGAGGCATTATGGAAAGTCCCATAGTAAGATCCCTGGCCAAG gcccatgAGAGGCTGGAGGAGACAAAACTGGAGGCCGTTCGGGACAACAACCTGGAGTTGGTGCAGGAGATCCTGCGGGACCTGGCACAGCTGGCGGAACAGAGCAGCACGGCCGCTGAGCTGGCCCGCATCCTCCAGGAGCCCCACTTCCAG TCCCTCCTGGAGACACACGACTCTGTGGCCTCAAAGACCTATGAGACACCaccccccagccctggcctggaCCCCATATTCAGCAACCAGCCCGTGCCTCCTGACGCCGTGCGCATGGTGGGCATCCGCAAGACCGCTGGAGAACATCTG GGCGTGACGTTCCGTGTGGAGGGCGGTGAGTTGGTGATTGCACGCATTCTGCACGGGGGCATGGTGGCTCAGCAAGGCCTGTTACACGTGGGTGACATCATCAAAGAAGTGAACGGGCAGCCGGTGGGCAGCGACCCCCGTGCGCTGCAGGAGCTCCTGCGCAACGCTAGCGGCAGCGTCATCCTCAAGATCTTGCCCAGCTACCAGGAGCCTCATCTGCCCCGCCAG GTATTTGTGAAATGCCACTTCGACTATGACCCGGCCAGAGACAGCCTCATCCCCTGCAAGGAAGCAGGCCTGCACTTCAACGCAGGGGACTTACTCCAGATTGTGAACCAGGATGATGCCAACTGGTGGCAG GCATGCCACATAGAAGGTGGCAGTGCTGGGCTCATCCCCAgccagctgctggaggagaagcggAAAGCCTTTGTCAAGCGGGACCTGGAGCTGACACCCACCTCAG GGACCCTGTGCGGTAGcctttcaggaaagaaaaagaagcgaATGATGTATTTGACCACCAAGAATGCAG AGTTTGATCGCCATGAGCTGCTCATTTATGAGGAGGTGGCCCGCATGCCCCCATTCCGCCGGAAAACCCTGGTGCTGATTGGGGCTCAGGGTGTGGGTCGGCGCAGCCTGAAGAACAAACTCATCATGTGGGATCCAGACCGCTACGGCACCACAGTGCCCT ACACTTCCCGACGGCCCAAGGACTCAGAGCGGGAAGGCCAGGGTTACAGCTTTGTGTCCCGAGCGGAGATGGAGGCCGACATCCGTGCTGGGCGCTACCTGGAGCATGGCGAATATGAAGGCAACCTGTATGGCACACGTATCGACTCCATTCGGGGTGTGGTTGCTGCCGGCAAGGTGTGCGTGTTGGATGTCAACCCCCAG GCTGTGAAGGTACTGAGAACAGCTGAGTTTGTCCCTTATGTGGTGTTCATTGAGGCCCCCGATTTTGAGACCCTTCGAGCCATGAACCGGGCTGCACTGGAGAGCGGGGTTTCCACCAAGCAGCTCACG GAAGCAGACCTGAGACGGACAGTGGAGGAGAGCAGCCGCATCCAGAGGGGCTATGGGCACTACTTTGACCTTTGCCTGGTCAACAGCAACCTGGAGAGGACCTTCCGCGAGCTCCAGTCCTCCATGGAGAAGCTGCGGACGGAGCCTCAGTGGGTGCCTGTCAGCTGGGTGTACTGA
- the MPP2 gene encoding MAGUK p55 subfamily member 2 isoform X1, with protein sequence MAGSPGSGASLEGISLGSSEEADLRREAMQQVLDNLGSLPNATGAAELDLIFLRGIMESPIVRSLAKAHERLEETKLEAVRDNNLELVQEILRDLAQLAEQSSTAAELARILQEPHFQSLLETHDSVASKTYETPPPSPGLDPIFSNQPVPPDAVRMVGIRKTAGEHLGVTFRVEGGELVIARILHGGMVAQQGLLHVGDIIKEVNGQPVGSDPRALQELLRNASGSVILKILPSYQEPHLPRQVFVKCHFDYDPARDSLIPCKEAGLHFNAGDLLQIVNQDDANWWQACHIEGGSAGLIPSQLLEEKRKAFVKRDLELTPTSGTLCGSLSGKKKKRMMYLTTKNAEFDRHELLIYEEVARMPPFRRKTLVLIGAQGVGRRSLKNKLIMWDPDRYGTTVPYTSRRPKDSEREGQGYSFVSRAEMEADIRAGRYLEHGEYEGNLYGTRIDSIRGVVAAGKVCVLDVNPQAVKVLRTAEFVPYVVFIEAPDFETLRAMNRAALESGVSTKQLTEADLRRTVEESSRIQRGYGHYFDLCLVNSNLERTFRELQSSMEKLRTEPQWVPVSWVY encoded by the exons ATGGCGGGCAGCCCAGGCAGCGGGGCCTCCTTGGAGGGCATATCCCTGGGCTCCTCTGAGGAAGCCGACCTCCGGAGGGAAG CCATGCAGCAAGTCCTGGACAATTTGGGATCCCTTCCCAATGCCACGGGAGCTGCAGAACTGGACCTGATCTTCCTCCGAGGCATTATGGAAAGTCCCATAGTAAGATCCCTGGCCAAG gcccatgAGAGGCTGGAGGAGACAAAACTGGAGGCCGTTCGGGACAACAACCTGGAGTTGGTGCAGGAGATCCTGCGGGACCTGGCACAGCTGGCGGAACAGAGCAGCACGGCCGCTGAGCTGGCCCGCATCCTCCAGGAGCCCCACTTCCAG TCCCTCCTGGAGACACACGACTCTGTGGCCTCAAAGACCTATGAGACACCaccccccagccctggcctggaCCCCATATTCAGCAACCAGCCCGTGCCTCCTGACGCCGTGCGCATGGTGGGCATCCGCAAGACCGCTGGAGAACATCTG GGCGTGACGTTCCGTGTGGAGGGCGGTGAGTTGGTGATTGCACGCATTCTGCACGGGGGCATGGTGGCTCAGCAAGGCCTGTTACACGTGGGTGACATCATCAAAGAAGTGAACGGGCAGCCGGTGGGCAGCGACCCCCGTGCGCTGCAGGAGCTCCTGCGCAACGCTAGCGGCAGCGTCATCCTCAAGATCTTGCCCAGCTACCAGGAGCCTCATCTGCCCCGCCAG GTATTTGTGAAATGCCACTTCGACTATGACCCGGCCAGAGACAGCCTCATCCCCTGCAAGGAAGCAGGCCTGCACTTCAACGCAGGGGACTTACTCCAGATTGTGAACCAGGATGATGCCAACTGGTGGCAG GCATGCCACATAGAAGGTGGCAGTGCTGGGCTCATCCCCAgccagctgctggaggagaagcggAAAGCCTTTGTCAAGCGGGACCTGGAGCTGACACCCACCTCAG GGACCCTGTGCGGTAGcctttcaggaaagaaaaagaagcgaATGATGTATTTGACCACCAAGAATGCAG AGTTTGATCGCCATGAGCTGCTCATTTATGAGGAGGTGGCCCGCATGCCCCCATTCCGCCGGAAAACCCTGGTGCTGATTGGGGCTCAGGGTGTGGGTCGGCGCAGCCTGAAGAACAAACTCATCATGTGGGATCCAGACCGCTACGGCACCACAGTGCCCT ACACTTCCCGACGGCCCAAGGACTCAGAGCGGGAAGGCCAGGGTTACAGCTTTGTGTCCCGAGCGGAGATGGAGGCCGACATCCGTGCTGGGCGCTACCTGGAGCATGGCGAATATGAAGGCAACCTGTATGGCACACGTATCGACTCCATTCGGGGTGTGGTTGCTGCCGGCAAGGTGTGCGTGTTGGATGTCAACCCCCAG GCTGTGAAGGTACTGAGAACAGCTGAGTTTGTCCCTTATGTGGTGTTCATTGAGGCCCCCGATTTTGAGACCCTTCGAGCCATGAACCGGGCTGCACTGGAGAGCGGGGTTTCCACCAAGCAGCTCACG GAAGCAGACCTGAGACGGACAGTGGAGGAGAGCAGCCGCATCCAGAGGGGCTATGGGCACTACTTTGACCTTTGCCTGGTCAACAGCAACCTGGAGAGGACCTTCCGCGAGCTCCAGTCCTCCATGGAGAAGCTGCGGACGGAGCCTCAGTGGGTGCCTGTCAGCTGGGTGTACTGA